The Sesamum indicum cultivar Zhongzhi No. 13 linkage group LG1, S_indicum_v1.0, whole genome shotgun sequence genome includes a window with the following:
- the LOC105157575 gene encoding thaumatin-like protein, which translates to MAFAKNLTFVACILTIAFFTFTHAATFDITNRCSYPVWAAASPGGGRRLDQGQSWQINVAPGTVQARIWGRTNCNFDGNGRGQCETGDCNGVLECQGYGRAPNTLAEFALNQPNNLDFVDISLVDGFNIPMEFSPTTDVCRNLRCTAPINEQCPNELRAPGGCNNPCTVFGTNEYCCTDGPGSCGPTNYSRFFKERCPDAYSYPQDDPTSLFTCPAGTNYRVVFCP; encoded by the coding sequence ATGGCCTTCGCCAAAAACCTCACTTTTGTTGCTTGTATTCTGACAATCGCATTCTTCACTTTCACCCATGCTGCCACTTTCGACATCACGAACCGATGTAGCTACCCTGTCTGGGCTGCTGCTTCGCCTGGTGGAGGCAGAAGGCTCGACCAGGGCCAGTCTTGGCAGATCAATGTCGCACCAGGCACTGTCCAGGCCCGGATTTGGGGCAGGACTAATTGCAATTTCGATGGCAATGGTCGAGGCCAATGTGAGACGGGTGACTGTAACGGGGTCTTGGAATGCCAGGGCTACGGTCGGGCCCCTAACACCCTAGCCGAATTCGCCCTGAACCAGCCCAACAACTTAGACTTTGTCGACATCTCCCTTGTCGATGGGTTCAATATTCCAATGGAATTCAGCCCGACAACTGACGTGTGCCGCAACCTGAGGTGCACAGCCCCGATCAACGAGCAGTGTCCCAATGAGCTTCGAGCCCCAGGAGGATGTAACAATCCATGCACTGTTTTCGGAACTAATGAGTACTGTTGTACTGACGGGCCTGGAAGCTGCGGGCCAACAAATTATTCGAGGTTTTTCAAGGAGAGGTGCCCTGACGCCTATAGCTATCCTCAGGATGATCCAACAAGTCTTTTCACTTGCCCTGCTGGTACCAATTACAGGGTCGTGTTCTGCCCATGA
- the LOC105157583 gene encoding thaumatin-like protein gives MGFIKVLLPCILSISFFTFAHAATFDITNRCSYTVWAAASPGGGRRLNSSQSWQINVSSGTVGRIWGRTNCSFDGSGRGQCETGDCNGLLECQASSRPPNTLAEFALNQLNNLDLFDISLVDGFNIPIEFSPTTDVCRGVKCTGRINEECPDELRAPGGCNNPCTVFGTNEYCCTDGSGTCPPTEYSRFFRERCPNAYISPQDGQTSTFTCPASTNYRVVFCP, from the coding sequence ATGGGCTTCATCAAAGTCCTCTTACCTTGTATTCTGTCAATCTCATTTTTCACTTTCGCCCATGCTGCCACTTTCGACATCACAAACCGATGCAGCTACACAGTCTGGGCCGCTGCTTCGCCTGGTGGCGGAAGAAGGCTCAACTCAAGCCAGTCTTGGCAGATCAACGTCTCATCAGGGACTGTCGGGAGAATTTGGGGTCGGACTAATTGCAGCTTTGATGGGAGTGGCCGAGGCCAGTGCGAGACGGGTGATTGTAACGGGCTCCTAGAATGCCAGGCCTCTAGCCGGCCCCCCAACACGCTAGCCGAATTTGCCCTGAATCAGCTCAATAACTTGGACCTTTTCGATATCTCCTTAGTAGATGGGTTCAATATCCCAATCGAATTCAGTCCAACAACTGATGTCTGTCGTGGTGTCAAGTGCACGGGCCGAATCAACGAAGAGTGCCCTGACGAGCTTCGGGCCCCCGGTGGATGTAACAACCCATGCACTGTCTTTGGTACCAATGAGTATTGTTGTACTGACGGGTCTGGAACCTGTCCGCCGACAGAATATTCGAGGTTTTTCAGGGAAAGGTGCCCTAATGCTTACATCTCTCCCCAGGACGGTCAGACAAGTACTTTCACTTGCCCTGCTAGTACCAATTACAGGGTTGTGTTCTGTCCCTGA